CGCAAGACCGCCAAGCGCTCATTGCAGCGCTCGGCTTTCCCGTGCTGGTGATTATCGGCGGCGTGGTGGGATACCTCGCGCCAGAGACCGCAGCTTCCTTCGCCCCGCAGGTCACCCCGCTGCTGGGTATTGTCATGTTCGGTATGGGCCTAACCCTCAAGCCGGTGGATTTTGCCCTGGTAGCACGCCGTCCGCTGCCTGTTCTCATCGGAGTAGTAGCGCAGTTTGTCATCATGCCGCTAGTGGCGCTCCTGGTAGTCGCGGTGATGGATCTTCCCGATGCTGTAGCTGCCGGCGTTATCTTGGTGGGCTGCGCGCCCGGCGGCACGAGTTCCAACGTGGTGTCTTATCTTGCGCGCGGTGATGTGGCTTTGTCGGTGACCATGACGTCCATTTCCACCTTGTTGGCGCCGGTCCTCACGCCGTTGCTGACACTGTGGCTGGCAGGGGAGTATATGCCGGTCTCCGCCTCCGCCATGGCGTGGTCCATTGTGAAGGTCGTGCTCATTCCGGTAGTCGCCGGCATTCTCATCGGCATGCTGGTTCCGCGCGTGGTGGCAAAGATTAACGCGGCGCTGCCATGGATCTCGGTTGCGGCCATTTCGGCCATTGTGTGCATCGTGGTCGGCGGAGCGCACGACACCATCGCTACCGCAGGCGTACTCGTCTTTGCCGCAGTGGTAATCCATAACGCCTGCGGCTACGGCTTGGGCTACCTGGCCGGAATGCTGACCAAGCAGCCGGTTACCGCGCGGCGCACCATGGCCGTCGAGGTGGGCATGCAAAATTCTGGCTTGGCCACCTCCCTGGCATCGACCTATATGAACCCATTGGCCGCCCTGCCAGGAGCCGTCTTTTCGGTGTGGCACAACCTTTCTGGTGCGGTGCTGGCAGCCATCTGCCGCTATTCGGATTCCCGAAAGTAGGGGGATTCCGCTAGAAATTAATCGTGACCGCAGGATAGGACTCGTCTACAAACCAGGGCTCTTTCTGTACGGTGAGAGGTGGCTGGCCTTGCTCGAAAGAGAGGGTGTCGCCGTCTTTGACGGTGGCGCCTTGGAGCACGTGGTCTGCGATATTGGCCAGCTTGTAATAGAGATCGGTGGGATCCATGGATTTGGTGGCCGCCTGGATTTCGGGGTGTCCGGCTTGGACCAGCCCAACGGTATAACCCAAGATCTTGTTTTCTTTTTGGGTAAGCCACACCGGAGCGATGTGCATTGGAGCAAGGTTATCCCGAACGGCCTCGAGGAAAGTATTCGGCGCAATGGATACGTTTCCGCGGGGGTTGTGGACTATCAGGCAGTCGGGGTGCTCGGCTACCACCGCGGTGGCCTTGGAGAGCAGTTCAAGGTGTTCGCGGCGGGCCTCGCGGAATTGCTTCGCGCGATCATCTTCGGTCTCTTGGGGAAGCACGGATACGAGGATTTGTGCGGTGGCGGAATCGAGGCCGCGGGAATCCGCGCTCAAAATGGGGTGGAGGCCATAGCTATCGCGAGTGGGAGGGGTATCGACGGCTTGGTAGTGCAATAGGAAGGAATCATCAAGCTCGACCATGATGCTTCCCGGATTCTTGCCCGGCATGATATCTCCCAGGCGATCGCCAAAAGTGGTGGTCAGGCGTTCGCTTACCTCCTCAGGGGTAGGGGCAGTGCGGAAGACTGCGATGTTGATCAAAGGGGCATCGATAAGCGCGGCATCAACGCTATGTGGTGTAGTCATAATATTCAGCTTAGGGGCGTGAGCGCGCGGGCGCATCGACGTATTAAGATGGCACGCATGACTGCTGCGATGTATGACCTGATGGACTTCGATGAGGTCCTAGAAAAGTTCGAACCGGTAATGGGCATGGAAGTCCACGTAGAGCTGGATACGGAAACCAAGATGTTTTCTACCTCTCCTACGAACTTCAACGCAGCGCCTAACTCCAACGTTGACCCGGTCTCCCTGGGCCTGCCCGGTGCGCTGCCGGTAGTTAACTCCAAGGGCGTGGAGGGCGCCATCAAGATTGGCCTGGCGCTTAATTGCTCCATTGCGGAGTCCTCTCGCTTTGCCCGCAAGAATTACTTTTACCCGGACCAGCCGAAGAACTATCAGATTTCCCAGTACGACGAGCCGATTGCCTATGACGGCTACCTGGACGTAGTGCTGGAAGACGGCACCGAGTGGCGCGTGGAAATCGAGCGTGCCCACATGGAGGAAGACACCGGCAAGCTGACCCACCTCGGTGGTGCAGACGGCCGTATTCACGGCGCCACGGCGTCCCTGGTGGATTGCAACCGTGCGGGCATTCCTCTCATTGAGATCGTTACCAAGCCGATCATTGGCGCCGGTGAGCGCGCGCCGGAGGTGGCTAAGGCCTACGTTTCCGCGCTGCGTGAGCTCGTTGCAGCCTTGGGCGTTTCCGACGCCCGCATGGATCAAGGCTCCATGCGTGTGGACTCCAACTTGTCCCTGCGCCCGGTGGGCCAGGAAGAGTTTGGTACCCGCACCGAGACCAAGAACATTAACTCCCTGCGTTCCGTGGAGCAGGCGGTTCGCTTCGAAATGCAGCGCCAGGCGCAGGTGCTCGAAGACGGCGGCACCATTGACCAGGAAACCCGCCACTATCAAGAGACCGACGGCACCACCTCCAAGGGTCGTCCAAAGGAGACGGCGGAGGACTACCGTTACTTCAACGATCCGGACCTGCCGCCGGTCATCGCACCGCGCGAGTGGGTAGAAGAGCTGCGCCAGACCCTTCCGGAGCTGCCATGGGTTCGCCGTGCGCGCATCCAGGAAGAGTGGGGCATCAAGGATGAGGAGATGCGCGACTTGGTCAACGCCGGCGCCCTCGACCTCATCGTGGATACCGTTGAGGCCGGCGCGAAGCCGGACGAGGCGCGCTCCTGGTGGGTTTCCTACCTGGCCGGCAAGGCCAACGAGCAGGAGACCGATCTTGCTGGTCTGTCCATTACCCCGCAGCACGTGGCGCGCGTTATCGCGCTCGTCAATGAGGGCAAGCTGACCACCAAGCTCGCACGCAAGGCCGTTGATGGTGTGTTGGCGGGCGAGGGTGACGTCGACGAGGTCGTCGAAAAGCGCGGCTTGGAGGTCGTGCGCGATGACGGCGCCATCGAGAAGGCCGTAGATGACGCGCTGGCCGCCAACCCGGACATCGTGGAAAAGTACCGTGCCGGCAATAAGAAGGTCACCGGTGCCATCGTGGGTGCGGTCATGAAGGCCACCCAGGGCAAGGCCGATCCGGGCCAGGTCAATAAGCTCATCGCAGAGAAGCTGAACTAAGACCCCCACATAGCCAGCCGCGTTCATCCCTCTTCAACCGAAGGGACGTGGCTGGCTTTTTGGTTTTCCTCCCCTGTCGGAAACGGTGATAATTTTCGTTAGGCGAGGTCAGTGGGGTTAAGCGTAGGGTCGTGGGCATGACAATTAAGAGCAAAGTATTGCAAAAGGAAAGCCCTGAAGCTCCATTCAAGGTCGTAGAAATTGAGCGCCGCGATCCGCGCGAAGACGACGTGGTCATTGATATCAAGGCTGCGGGCATCTGCCACTCCGATATTCACACCATCCGCAACGAATGGGGTCAAGCCCACTTCCCGCTGACGGTGGGCCACGAGATTGCCGGCGTCGTGGAAGCCGTGGGCGATAAGGTCACGAAATTTAAAGTCGGCGACCGCGTTGGCGTTGGCTGCCTGGTCAACTCCTGTGGTGAGTGCGAACAGTGTCGCAACGGCCAGGAGCAGAACTGCATGAATGGCAATGTGGGCACCTATAACTCCGAAGACGTAGACGGCACCATTACCCAAGGCGGCTACGCCCAGAAGGTAGTCGTCAACGAAAACTTTGTGTGCACCATTCCGGAGGGTATCGACTTTGATGTCGCAGCCCCGCTGCTGTGCGCCGGAATCACCACCTATTCGCCGCTGGCTCGCTGGCAGGTCAAGGAAGGCGACAAGGTTGCCGTAGTGGGCCTAGGCGGCTTGGGTCACATGGGTGTGCAGATCGCTGCGGCAAAGGGCGCGGAAGTAACCGTGATTTCCCGCTCCCTGCGCAAAGAAAAGGAAGCCTATGAGCTGGGTGCGAAGCATATTCTGGCCACCGGTGAAGAGGAAGACTTCTTTGCCAACCACCGCGGCGAATTCGATGTCATCCTGTCCACCATTTCTGCCCAGTACTCCCTCGATGACTATCTGCAGCTACTGAAGCCGCGCGGCATCATGTCCGTTGTCGGACTTCCGCCGGAGGAGCTGGGGATCCATATGAGCAGCCTCGTCGGCGGCGGCAAGGTGCTTACGGGCAATAACATCGGCGGCATTGCAGAGACCCAGGAGATGCTGGACTTCTGTGCCGAGCACGGTATCGGCGCCGTCATTGAAAAGATCGGCGTTAACGATGTTGATGACGCCTATGAGCGCGTGGTGGCAGGCGATGTAAAGTTCCGCTTCGTGATTGATACCGCGACCTTCGACGACTAAAGCGTTAGGTTGATTTCGCCTAATCACCAAATGTGATTTATCACAACATCGGTATGTGTCAGTAGGTGTTTAACGGGTCACTTACGTACCATTCCTTAAGGAACGCATACCGGTGTTGTGGGACCCACGTGCTGGGGAGTGGGGGACAAGGGGCCGCGCGCACCAGTATGCGAGAGATATTCGCTACAAAAGTTAGGCAACCGTGTCTTCTAAAAACATTATCGCCATTGCCATGTCCTTCGTGGGCTTGTTGGTGGGCGCCGGCTTTGCCACGGGCCAAGAGGTGGTGCAGTACTTCACTGCCTTTGGTTCCTGGGGTATTCCCGGCATCATTATCGCCGCACTCATCATGACCCTTGCCGGTACCGTGTTCTTGCAGCTGGGCAGTTACTTCCACGCTTCTGAGCACAACACCGTTTTCCGCAATGTCACCCACCCGATCGTCTCCAAGTTGCTGGACATCGCGGTCATCATCACCCTCTTTGCTATTGGCTTTGTGATGTTGGCTGGCGCGGGTTCCAATATGGAGCAGCAATTTGGCTGGAAGACTTGGATCGGCTCCACGCTCATGCTGGTCTTGGTTTTGATTGTCGGCATGCTCGACGTGGACAAGGTATCCAAGGTTATTGGTGCCGTAACGCCGACCATCATCATTGCGGTCATCGGCGTGGCCATCTACACCGGCCTCAATATGCCGGATGACATCGGCGCAGCTATGGATGCCTCCAGCCAGATCGACACCCCGATTGGTAACTGGCTCATTTCCGCACTCAACTACAACGGCCTTGCCCTGATGCTCGCCGTGTCCATGTCCCTGGTCATCGGCGGCGACAATATCAGCCCGCGCGAGGCCGGCTGGGGCGGCGTTGTAGGCGGCGTCATCTACTCCATCATGATGGGCCTTGCCGGATTCTCCTTGCTGATGAACTCGGATAAGGCACAAGGTTCCGATATTCCGATGCTGTCCTTGGTAGATGACGTTAACCCGACGCTGGGTGCCATCATGGCGGTCATCATTTACATGATGATCTTCAATACCGCTATCGGCATGTTCTACGCGCTGGGCAAGCGCCTATCTGCCGGCCATGAGAAGCGCTTCCCGGTTATCTTCGTTATCGGCTGCTTGGCTGGTTTCGCCGTGTCCTTCGCCGGCTTCAAGACCCTGATGAACTACATCTACCCCGTCATCGGCTACATGGGCATCCTGATGGTGGCCATCCTGGTCTTTGCTTGGTTCCGCAGCCAGTCGCAGATCCAGGATGAGGCCGTGCGCCGTGAGCGCGTACGTGCCCTCATGCACCTGAAGCTGCACCCGGACAAGGCATATGATGCTGAGCGCTATGACGATGAAATTGGCCAGCACATCGAGGACTCCAATATGGACAATGAGGCCCTCTACGATGAGCTGGTGGAGGAAGTCACCGAAGAGCTCGATAGTGACGACGACGTGGACTTTGACAAGGAAAAGTACGAAGAAAATCGCCGCGACCACTCCTACTACACCGAGCGTGACGCGGTAGAAACTGACCGCACCCCGGAAGAAATTGAAAAGTGGGTCGAAGAAACCGGCGCATCCGGCGACCCGGAAGAAGATGAGGAGCTGCCAAAGGCTGACAATTCCAAGAATTAAGCGGACAATGGGTGTCATGAGCATTTATGCACCCGCATCTGAACGTTATGATTCGATGGAGTACCGCCGAGTAGGCAACTCTGGGCTGAAGCTGCCGGCCATTTCCCTTGGCCTATGGCAGAACTTCGGCGATGACCGTCCCCTGGCCACGCAGCGCGAAATCCTGCGCGCGGCGTATGACCGGGGGATTACTCATTTCGATTTGGCCAATAACTACGGCCCTGAACCAGGCGCCGCAGAGGACAACTTCGGACGCATCTTCGCCCGTGATTTTCGTCCCTTCCGCGATGAAATGATCATCTCCTCCAAGGCCGGCTGGGTAATGAATGATTCGCCCTACGGTTTCGGCGGCTCCCGCAAGTACCTGGTGAGCTCCTTGGACGCTTCTCTGAAGCGCATGGGCTTGGATTACGTGGACATCTTCTACCACCACCGTCCGGACCCGGATACCCCGCTGGAGGAGACCCTGTATGCACTGCGCGATATCGTAGCCTCCGGCAAGGCCCTGTATGTGGGCATTTCTTCCTATGGCCCGGAGCTCACCGATGAGGCCGTGGAGTTTATGGAAGATGAGGGCTGCCCGTTGCTGATTCATCAGCCCAGCTATTCCATTCTGAATCGCTGGATTGAGCGCCCGGGCGAAGACGGCGAGTCGCTGCTTGATGTCACAGCGCGCAGCGGCCTAGGCGTCATCGGCTTCGGCCCGTTGGCGCAGGGTATGCTGACGGACCGCTATATCGACGGCATCCCCGCAGATTCGCGTGCGGCGAAGAATAAGACCCTGGAAAAGGACTGGCTCAATGAGGAAAACCTTTCCATGATCCGCTCGCTCAACGAAATTGCAGGCCAGCGCGGTCAGTCGCTGGCCCAGATGGCCATCTCGTGGGTGCTGCGTGACCAGGGGGATCGCACGCTTACCTCGGCGCTGTTGGGTGCTTCTTCCGTGGAGCAGCTCGAACACAATCTGGGCGCGCTGGATCACCTTGACTTCAGCGCGGAGGAGCTGGCTGCGATTGACGACGCCGCCCATGACGCCGGCATCAACCGCTGGGCCGGCGCCACCGCCTCCCGCGTGCGAGGAAACTAGGCGGGCTGAATCCCGGCCCTAGAGCAGGAGCAACTTGAGCGTTAGGCCAATCATGATGACGCCGATGCCGAAGTTGATCCAGCGCCACACTGTGGGCCGGGACAGCACGTGGGAAAAGCGCGCGGCGCCAAAGCCAATAAAAGGGAACCAAGTGAAGCTGGCGCAGATTGCACCGACGGCGAAAAGCCAGCGCCCCGATTCGCCATATTGATTAGCAATGCTGCCGAGCATGACCACTACGTCCACGTAGGCGCCTGGGTTGAGCCACGTTAAGGCCAGGGCGGTCAATAGCGGCTTGACCCAGGAGGGGGATCGCTTGATCTCGACGCGAGTTGCGGTCTTGGTCGTGTTGCGTGCCCGAGAGCCATCGAAGGAGGCGACTTCCTGCGGTACCTTTGGCTGCGTGGATTCGACCTCGATGGCCTCGCCTTTGGTTTTGAATGCATCGCGGAAGCAAGTGAAGGTGAAGTACGCCAGGTAAGCGGCGCCAACATATTTCAGAACCTGCAGGGCGTTGGGGAATTTTTCAACCAAGTAGCCCACGCCGGCCGTGCCGGAGGTGATCAGGATGACGTCGGAAAGCGCGCAGACGACAATGATGAGGCCGATGTGGTCGCGGCGGATGCCGTATTTGAGCAGCATGGCATTTTGCGGGCCGACGGCCACGATGAGCGATAATCCCAGGAAGAAACCAGCAAGCACGATGGACATGCCTTCTAGTGTGAATTCCCGGCCTGAATTAGTCCAGTTAATGAATCTACAGTTGGTTTAGAATAGCTTCATGAACCCGGTGCACTTAGAAACATTGCTCGCCATCGTGGATGAAGGCAGCTTTGATGTCGCCGCTGCCGTACTCGGCATCTCGCCGTCTGCGGTAAGTCAACGCATCAAGGCGCTAGAATCGAGCACCGGTC
The nucleotide sequence above comes from Corynebacterium tuberculostearicum. Encoded proteins:
- a CDS encoding NAD(P)-dependent alcohol dehydrogenase translates to MTIKSKVLQKESPEAPFKVVEIERRDPREDDVVIDIKAAGICHSDIHTIRNEWGQAHFPLTVGHEIAGVVEAVGDKVTKFKVGDRVGVGCLVNSCGECEQCRNGQEQNCMNGNVGTYNSEDVDGTITQGGYAQKVVVNENFVCTIPEGIDFDVAAPLLCAGITTYSPLARWQVKEGDKVAVVGLGGLGHMGVQIAAAKGAEVTVISRSLRKEKEAYELGAKHILATGEEEDFFANHRGEFDVILSTISAQYSLDDYLQLLKPRGIMSVVGLPPEELGIHMSSLVGGGKVLTGNNIGGIAETQEMLDFCAEHGIGAVIEKIGVNDVDDAYERVVAGDVKFRFVIDTATFDD
- a CDS encoding bile acid:sodium symporter family protein, with protein sequence MTDNRVEAPAAPSSAQDRQALIAALGFPVLVIIGGVVGYLAPETAASFAPQVTPLLGIVMFGMGLTLKPVDFALVARRPLPVLIGVVAQFVIMPLVALLVVAVMDLPDAVAAGVILVGCAPGGTSSNVVSYLARGDVALSVTMTSISTLLAPVLTPLLTLWLAGEYMPVSASAMAWSIVKVVLIPVVAGILIGMLVPRVVAKINAALPWISVAAISAIVCIVVGGAHDTIATAGVLVFAAVVIHNACGYGLGYLAGMLTKQPVTARRTMAVEVGMQNSGLATSLASTYMNPLAALPGAVFSVWHNLSGAVLAAICRYSDSRK
- a CDS encoding LysE/ArgO family amino acid transporter — its product is MSIVLAGFFLGLSLIVAVGPQNAMLLKYGIRRDHIGLIIVVCALSDVILITSGTAGVGYLVEKFPNALQVLKYVGAAYLAYFTFTCFRDAFKTKGEAIEVESTQPKVPQEVASFDGSRARNTTKTATRVEIKRSPSWVKPLLTALALTWLNPGAYVDVVVMLGSIANQYGESGRWLFAVGAICASFTWFPFIGFGAARFSHVLSRPTVWRWINFGIGVIMIGLTLKLLLL
- a CDS encoding YkvI family membrane protein; the encoded protein is MSSKNIIAIAMSFVGLLVGAGFATGQEVVQYFTAFGSWGIPGIIIAALIMTLAGTVFLQLGSYFHASEHNTVFRNVTHPIVSKLLDIAVIITLFAIGFVMLAGAGSNMEQQFGWKTWIGSTLMLVLVLIVGMLDVDKVSKVIGAVTPTIIIAVIGVAIYTGLNMPDDIGAAMDASSQIDTPIGNWLISALNYNGLALMLAVSMSLVIGGDNISPREAGWGGVVGGVIYSIMMGLAGFSLLMNSDKAQGSDIPMLSLVDDVNPTLGAIMAVIIYMMIFNTAIGMFYALGKRLSAGHEKRFPVIFVIGCLAGFAVSFAGFKTLMNYIYPVIGYMGILMVAILVFAWFRSQSQIQDEAVRRERVRALMHLKLHPDKAYDAERYDDEIGQHIEDSNMDNEALYDELVEEVTEELDSDDDVDFDKEKYEENRRDHSYYTERDAVETDRTPEEIEKWVEETGASGDPEEDEELPKADNSKN
- the gatB gene encoding Asp-tRNA(Asn)/Glu-tRNA(Gln) amidotransferase subunit GatB, giving the protein MTAAMYDLMDFDEVLEKFEPVMGMEVHVELDTETKMFSTSPTNFNAAPNSNVDPVSLGLPGALPVVNSKGVEGAIKIGLALNCSIAESSRFARKNYFYPDQPKNYQISQYDEPIAYDGYLDVVLEDGTEWRVEIERAHMEEDTGKLTHLGGADGRIHGATASLVDCNRAGIPLIEIVTKPIIGAGERAPEVAKAYVSALRELVAALGVSDARMDQGSMRVDSNLSLRPVGQEEFGTRTETKNINSLRSVEQAVRFEMQRQAQVLEDGGTIDQETRHYQETDGTTSKGRPKETAEDYRYFNDPDLPPVIAPREWVEELRQTLPELPWVRRARIQEEWGIKDEEMRDLVNAGALDLIVDTVEAGAKPDEARSWWVSYLAGKANEQETDLAGLSITPQHVARVIALVNEGKLTTKLARKAVDGVLAGEGDVDEVVEKRGLEVVRDDGAIEKAVDDALAANPDIVEKYRAGNKKVTGAIVGAVMKATQGKADPGQVNKLIAEKLN
- a CDS encoding DUF4261 domain-containing protein: MTTPHSVDAALIDAPLINIAVFRTAPTPEEVSERLTTTFGDRLGDIMPGKNPGSIMVELDDSFLLHYQAVDTPPTRDSYGLHPILSADSRGLDSATAQILVSVLPQETEDDRAKQFREARREHLELLSKATAVVAEHPDCLIVHNPRGNVSIAPNTFLEAVRDNLAPMHIAPVWLTQKENKILGYTVGLVQAGHPEIQAATKSMDPTDLYYKLANIADHVLQGATVKDGDTLSFEQGQPPLTVQKEPWFVDESYPAVTINF
- a CDS encoding aldo/keto reductase, with the protein product MGVMSIYAPASERYDSMEYRRVGNSGLKLPAISLGLWQNFGDDRPLATQREILRAAYDRGITHFDLANNYGPEPGAAEDNFGRIFARDFRPFRDEMIISSKAGWVMNDSPYGFGGSRKYLVSSLDASLKRMGLDYVDIFYHHRPDPDTPLEETLYALRDIVASGKALYVGISSYGPELTDEAVEFMEDEGCPLLIHQPSYSILNRWIERPGEDGESLLDVTARSGLGVIGFGPLAQGMLTDRYIDGIPADSRAAKNKTLEKDWLNEENLSMIRSLNEIAGQRGQSLAQMAISWVLRDQGDRTLTSALLGASSVEQLEHNLGALDHLDFSAEELAAIDDAAHDAGINRWAGATASRVRGN